ATGGCCAGCGTGGGCATCGCCGAGGCGCATATCTTCGAAGGCGGCATGGGCACGCCCAAAGTGGTGCCCGAAAGGCGCCCTTTTATGTCCCCGGGCTGGCAGGAGGCGCTGAGAGCCAGCACTGACACAGCCGCTCGTCTGGGCATGACGCTGGGCCTTGCCACCTCACCGGGCTGGAGCGCCACCGGCGGGCCCTGGGTCGCCCCGGCAGACGCGATGAAAAAGCTGGTGTGGAGCCAGACCGAAATCGCCGGGGGCCAGCGCTTCCATGCGGCTTTGCCGCAACCTCCTGCGGTGGCGGGGCCTTATCAGGATGTGCCGCTCTCCCTGCTGCGCCCGGATGAGCATGACGGGCCGCAGTTCTATCGCGACAGTCGCGTGCTGGCCCTGCCGGTGACTGGCGAGGCCTTGCCCAAACCCCGCATCACGGTTTCAGGAGACGTCAGGCTGGACGCGCAGGCCCTGAGCAATGGCCGCTTCGCCGATGGCCAAAACCTGCCGCTGGTGGATGGCGCCGCCTGGGTCGCCTACAGCTTCGACACCCCGCAAACCTTGCGCGGCGCGCGCATCGGCCTGCCCGCCCCCAGCGGCTTCGGCATGCCCAATCCGCCGTTGGCCCGGCTTGAGATCAGCGATGATGGGCAAAACTGGCGCAAGCTGGCCGATCTGCCGCCCACGCCCGCCCCGGCGCTGGCCATGCCGATACGCAGTGCCAGCTTCGCGCCCGTCACCACGCGCCACATCCGCCTGCTGTTGACGCCTGACCCGGCCCCCGCCTTTACCGATCAGTTCACCTTTGCCCCCGGCGCGGTGAAACCGCCCTTCGCCGGACCGCCGCCCAAGGCTTTCCAGCTTTCGGAATTCACGCTTTCCGCCGAACCGCTGGTCAGCCGCGCGGCGGAAAAGGCCGGTTTCTCCACGCTGGACAATTACTACGCCGCCGCCGATGGCCCGGCGCAGGGTGTCGATCCGGCCCGGGTGCTCGACATCTCCACCCATATGGCGCCGGACGGTACGCTGGACTGGACACCCCCGCCGGGCCGCTGGCGCGTGCTGCGTCTGGGCTTTTCGCTGACCGGCCATCAGAACGGCCCCGCTCCCGAGGAAGCCACCGGGCTGGAGGTGGACAAGCTCTCCGCCCCGCGCGTTTCGGCCTATCTCGATCATGATCTGGGGCTTTATCGCGCAACATTGGGCGCGAAGGCCTTTGGTCCGGGCGGGCTCACCTCGCTGCTGAGCGACAGCATCGAGGCCGGGCCCCAAAACTGGACCCAAACGCTGCCTGACGAGTTCGCGCGCCGTCGCGGCTATGATCCCACGCCCTGGCTGCCCGCGCTGACCGGGCAGATCGTGGGCGATGCCAAGCGCACCGATGCCTTCCTCTACGACTGGCGCCAGACCATCGCCGAGCTTTATGCCGATGCCCATTACGGCACCATCGCCAGGGTGGCCAGGGCCAACCAGCTGACCTATTCCGCCGAGGCGCTGGAAGATCACCGCCCGCAACTGGGTGACGATATGGCCATGCGCGCCCGCGCCGATGTGCCGATGGGGGCGATGTGGACGGTCGACAGCGGCGCGAAACCTTCGCCGACCTATGTGGCGGATCTGAAGGGCGCGGCCTCGGTGGCCCATCTCTATGGCAAGCCGGTGGTGGCGGCGGAATCCATGTCGGCCTTCGGGCGGCCATGGGGTTTTGCGCCGGTGGATCTGAAGCCCACGGTCGATCTGGAATTCGCGCTGGGCGTCAACCGCATCCATATCCATGAAAGCGCCCATCAACCACTGGCCGATCAGGCGCCGGGGCTGGCGCTGGCCACCTTCCTCGGCCAGTATTTCAACCGCAACGAGACATGGGCGCCGCTAGCCGATGGCTGGATCAGCTATCTTTCGCGGTCCAGCGCGCTGCTGCAGCAGGGGCATCACAGCGCCGATATCGCCTATTTCCATGGCGAGGAAGCGCCGCTCACCAGCCTCTATGGCGACCGTCCGCTGAGCGATGTGCCCAAAGGCTATGACTATGATTTCGTCAATGCCGAGGCCCTGGCGACGCGGCTTTCCGTCAAAGATGGCCGGCTGGTCACGCCCGATGGGCAAAGCTATCGCTTGATGATGCTGGGCGGCGACAGCGCGCATATGACCCTGCCGACCCTGCGCCATCTGCGCGATCTGCTGGCGGCGGGAGCCACGGTGGTGGGCCAGCCTTCGCAGGGATCGCCAAGCCTCGCCGATGATCCGGCGCAGGTCAGCGCCTTGATCGGCCAATTGTGGGGCGATGGGCAGCATGGGCCGGTGGCGCATCTGTATGCCGATCTGCCCGCGGCGCTGGCGGCTCTGGATGTGGCGCCAGATTGGCGTTGGGATGCTGCAGGCGGGTTGGCCGTGCTGCATCGCAAGGATGCAGCGGGCGATCTCTGGTTTGTCAGCAACCGTTCGGGCAAGACGATTTCCGGCACGCTGGATGTGCGCGTCACTGGCCGCCAGCCCGAGCTGTGGCATGCCGATACGGGGCGCATCGAGCCCGCCAGCTACAGCATGGCGCAAGGGCGCACGCGCATCCCGCTGACGCTGCCGCGCGATGAGGCGGTCTTTGTGGTCTTCCGCAAACCGACTGCCGTTGCCGCGCTGACTCTGCCCACTCCCTCACCCCGGCGTATCGCGCGGATGATGGACGGCTGGCAGCGCAGCTTTCAGGCCGGGCGTGGCGCTCCGCAGGGC
The Novosphingobium terrae DNA segment above includes these coding regions:
- a CDS encoding glycosyl hydrolase, which codes for MPAKPRRARYRHLSLAALVLAGAFPPALHAQQASAPDWEEVFRHPPAAARPHVWWHWMNGNVDAEGARRDLAWMASVGIAEAHIFEGGMGTPKVVPERRPFMSPGWQEALRASTDTAARLGMTLGLATSPGWSATGGPWVAPADAMKKLVWSQTEIAGGQRFHAALPQPPAVAGPYQDVPLSLLRPDEHDGPQFYRDSRVLALPVTGEALPKPRITVSGDVRLDAQALSNGRFADGQNLPLVDGAAWVAYSFDTPQTLRGARIGLPAPSGFGMPNPPLARLEISDDGQNWRKLADLPPTPAPALAMPIRSASFAPVTTRHIRLLLTPDPAPAFTDQFTFAPGAVKPPFAGPPPKAFQLSEFTLSAEPLVSRAAEKAGFSTLDNYYAAADGPAQGVDPARVLDISTHMAPDGTLDWTPPPGRWRVLRLGFSLTGHQNGPAPEEATGLEVDKLSAPRVSAYLDHDLGLYRATLGAKAFGPGGLTSLLSDSIEAGPQNWTQTLPDEFARRRGYDPTPWLPALTGQIVGDAKRTDAFLYDWRQTIAELYADAHYGTIARVARANQLTYSAEALEDHRPQLGDDMAMRARADVPMGAMWTVDSGAKPSPTYVADLKGAASVAHLYGKPVVAAESMSAFGRPWGFAPVDLKPTVDLEFALGVNRIHIHESAHQPLADQAPGLALATFLGQYFNRNETWAPLADGWISYLSRSSALLQQGHHSADIAYFHGEEAPLTSLYGDRPLSDVPKGYDYDFVNAEALATRLSVKDGRLVTPDGQSYRLMMLGGDSAHMTLPTLRHLRDLLAAGATVVGQPSQGSPSLADDPAQVSALIGQLWGDGQHGPVAHLYADLPAALAALDVAPDWRWDAAGGLAVLHRKDAAGDLWFVSNRSGKTISGTLDVRVTGRQPELWHADTGRIEPASYSMAQGRTRIPLTLPRDEAVFVVFRKPTAVAALTLPTPSPRRIARMMDGWQRSFQAGRGAPQGTQPAALGDWSKEADPGIRYFSGLATYSRDLALPKGWRAPQRRVEIDLGEVRDVADVAINGQRAGVAWKPPYRVDVTGLLHPGVNRVTVRVANLWVNRLIGDQQKGATKIAFVTGPTYQADAPLRPSGLLGPVTVIATGR